From Punica granatum isolate Tunisia-2019 chromosome 1, ASM765513v2, whole genome shotgun sequence:
CTTAAAAGTCTGAAGGAGCTCATGCCACATATATATGCCTCCATTAACTGATATGAAAGTTTTCGAATAACATAAAGTGGCACGACAAGACATGAAATCGAAATGTATATTCACCTGACATTGCAGCGGCAGAGTGTATTCATTTATGCGGTTCACTTATTAGAAGGCAATAATTAAAGGCTTGTTAACAGTCGAACCACGCACTGATGGTGGAATCATATGAACCACACAGATCGCGGCATGCCATTGCCATTGCCATGCATGTAATTCTCTGACAGGACAATTCCATGTATCTGAGCTGATGAGCAATCTGGTCCAACACGGCACGTAAAGCTAAAGCTGCCGGCTGCCTGACTGCCTTCTCAAGATTTTCAGGGTCTGGCTGGTTGAATCCTATGTATAGGTGAGTTTTGTACACCTTCATAGGCCCATGTCGTTGATTTGACCCATCAGCACCATCTAATTGTTTCCCAAGTGGAACACCTAAATGCATTTTTAGTAATAAGGCTTTTcttgaagaaaatatatatacaagatGGAGGAGAGTATTaaagatattttatatatctgatgaaattatataatatcatGTCTCAATATCTAGagatttatattatataatttgataGATTTGCGTCCAATTTGTTACGGATTTATATTTAGTTTCCGTATTTAAATTTTGTCATTTGGCGGATAAATAAGCTCGTCTGTGTAATTTTCTGTAATAAAACATGTACTTCTCTCGTGATATTAGcatatgataaaaaattttgtgtcttttattatttaatttcttcaaaACCAAACACGAACACGATACTGTACGAGGTATGTGTTCAGAAAAGGTTAACATTGGAAAAGCATTTCGAATTGGTTTTGCAGAACCGTTAATTAACGAAGCCTCGTCCTAAACCCCGAGCCTTTTTGGCGGGTGATCAACCCAACTAACAACAGTTATCACGGAGGAGGCAACCGCCGTCACTTCTAGCCGGAATCTCTGTATatagtgagagagagagagatggaaagCGGGGAGAAAAGTGGGGAGAGGGAAGCAGAAAAGGAGGAAAATTTGGGGGAAAAGTTGAGGAGAGGGGTCCTGCTAGTGTTGAGGAGGAAGGGGGGCCCATCTACTCCAGTCCGCCTCCTTGTGTTTGCGCGTGAACCCATCATTACTCCCAACACCTCTGCAACTGCAAACcctccttctcttcttcctcctcctttcATTGTATCTCTGCCAGGAAGCAATCAGCTGCTCTTGGGAGTTCCAGCACTACTTCTTGACgcaatgaaattaattacaatttgTTGATTCGCGTACGAATATCAAAAAACAATCTTCTATAACCTATTGATCCTATAAATATCAAGAAATATGCATCAAATTCGAATCAAATCCGAAAATGGACGAAAGAGCACGATAGCTCCAAatctttattgataatccaaaaaaataattgccTTTAACCCTAGAGTTTTAAATATGAATTAAAACGCTTATATTACACGAaagatataaattttttctaaaattataaaaacgcccaaataatataaaaatactcgtttgaggccctaaacgatgaaaTTCACCTTAAATCTCGTTTTTTTACTGCCAAAGGCAATGAGTTGTGCTCCTAAAGCCATTTTCCTCGAAACAGGGTCATCAAAACCTATTTTCTCGAGGTATCGATTCGCCACGTCTTCTACAGCATCATTTTCCCCttggtggagagaattcgccaTCAAATCGTCATCATCCGAGTTATCACatgtgtaaggaatcaggtgcttcacattaaacacatcaATAATACGAATGTGGCTAGGAAGCTTAAGCCAATAAGCGTTCAGATTGATCTTATCCACGACTTCCACAGGCCTAATTTTTCTAGCTGAAAGCTTGTTGTACTCCTCAACAGGATAACGATCTTTAGTAAGGATAGCCCACACAAAATCACCTACTTCAAATTCCACTGAGCGTTGCTTCTTATCCGCAACTTGCTTATACTTGGCATTGGTAACTGTCAAGTGATCATACACAGTTTGATGGATCTCTTGCAAGCTATTCACAAAATCTGCAGCCTTACCATGAACTTTAGATCAACTaagcaaaataattaaatccAAAAGACCCTTCGGAACAGCAGCATACACAACCTGAAAAGGACTAAAACCCATGCTACGATTGACAGTGTGATTATGGGCGAGCTCAGCTTGGCACAACTTGAGATCCCAACTCTTCACATGCTCCCCTACCAAACTTCGTAGCAGGTTACCCAAAGACTGGTTCACAACTTCAGTTTGCCTATCAGTTTGGGGATAATAAGCACTGCTGAATTGCAGCTGTGTATCCACCATCTTCCATAAGCTGTGCTAAAAGTGGCTAAGGAACCGGGTATCCTGATCAGAAACAATGGACATCGGTAAACCATGAAGACGATACACCTCACGAAAGTACAGCTGGGCCACTTGAATAGCATCTGTCGTCTTCTTGCAAGGAATAAAATGCACCATTTTAGAGAATCGATCAACAACAACATAAATGGAGTCATTATCACATTGTGTTTCGCGGTAAACCCAACACAAAATCCATGCTAACATCCTCCCAAGGCCGTGATGGGACTGGTAATGGCATATACAACCCAGCATTGGTAGATGTCCCTTTGGACACGTTGTAGACCCGACACCTTTGCATGTACTTCTCCACCTCTTTGGGGATGGTTGGCCAAAAATACGAGCCTTGCACTAACTGTAACGTCCGATCTCTCTCAAAATGGCAATCTCCATGCAATTCCTTAATAATTTGCAAACAGAGGCTGCAATTTGGGATACACAATTGGTTGCCCTTGAACAGAAACCTATCATGCATCAAAAATTCTGATTTTCCTCCAACACGAACTTTCCCCAAAACATTAGAGAAATAAGGATCAGTCTCAAGCAAATCACGAAGACAGTCAAAGCCAAGTACCTCAATACGCAGGTTGACCAAGAAATTGCTCTTGCGGCTCAATGCGTCAGCCACCCAATTTGTCACCCCCGACTTGTGCTTCACCACAAAGGTAAAACACTATAAATAAGCAATCCATGAGGCATGCCGTGGAGACACCTTATCTTGGCTATGAAGGTGTTTTAATGCCTCGTTGTTAGTATAAAGCAAGAACTCCCAATGAAACAAATAATGCCAACAATGCTTGACTGCTTGTACCATCGCATATAACTCCACATCATAGGTACTGTAATTTAACTTAGCCCCGGACAGCTTCTCACTAAAATATGCTACATGCCTGTTGTTTTGGCTTAACACTACTCCAATGCCCACTGTAGAAGCATCACTGTGCAATTCAAAGGTTGGGCAAAATCAAGTAGGACTAATATCGGGGCAGTCGTAAGACGCATTTTGATAAGCTGGAATGCCTTCTCCGCTTTCTCCGTCCACACGAACTTTCCACCCTTCATGCAATCTGGTATAGGCACCATAATTGCACTGAAATGATGAATGGAACGCCTATAGAAGGAAGCAAGTTCATAGAAGCTACGAACTTCAGTAATTGTCTTCGGTTGCGACCATTGCTTCACCACTGCGATCTTGGACTCAACTACCTTCAATCCTTCGCCAGAGACCACATATCCAAGGAATAAGACCTTTGATGCCATGAATACACACTTCTTAGGGCAGCATAGAATTTCTCCTTGTGAAGTACACACAGAACCGCCCGCGAGTGTTCGAGATGCTATGCTTCATTAGCACTATAAATCAGAATATCATCGAAATAAATCACAACACACTTGCCAATGAAAAGTTGCAAGGCCTGGTTCATCACACACATAAAGGTGCTTGGTGCGTTAGACAACCCAAAAGGCATCACCATCCACTGATACAACCCTTCGCGTATCTTGAAAGCTGTCTTCCACTCGTCGCCAAGACTTATGCAAATCTGATGGTATTCACTCTTTAAATCCAATTTGGTAAACACCATTGCACCACTGACCTGATCAAGCAAATCATCCAATCGTGAAATTGGAAATCTGTATCGCACCGCAATTTTATTAATGGCTCGACTATCCACACACATACGCCACGAGCCATCTTTCTTGGGCATAAGCAAGGTTGGAACTGCACAGGGACTCAAGCTTTCACGGACATGTCCTTGGCCAGCAACTCCTCAACCTGCCTCTGCCTCCTCAACTCCTCATGCTCCCCAGGACTCATCTTGTAATGGGGTCTATTTGGCAGTGTTGCTTCTGGCTCCACGTCAATTCGGTGCCAAATATCACGCAAAGGTGGTAAGCTATCAGGAAGTTCATCGGGAAAGACTTCAATAAACTCAACCACTACGGATGGGGTTGCGGTTGGGATTATCACTTCAATAACCACTTCTTTTCCAATTAGCACATAAATTAGTTGTGACTTGCCCAACTCTTCTTCGAACCTAGCCAATGACAAGAGTTTTGTGTCTCCACCCATAGATGTCGGCTTCTCCGTCTCTTTACTGGGCACTAGCACAATCTTTACATTCTCAAACATAAAATTGTATGAGTTAGTCCGTCCATCATGAATTATCCAACGGTCATATTGCCAAGGCCTCCCCAACAATAAATGACATGCATCCATCGCCACCACATTACACCACACAGCATCTTTATATTTCATGCCAACAGAGAAAGGAACCAATGCACGTTGTGATACATTTACCTTCTCCCTTTTTTAGCCAAACTAGTTTATAAGGCTTAAGATACTTCTCCGTTTTGAAGCTCAATTTCTGCACTGTCTCTACAGAGACAATATTCTCACAGCTACTAACATCAATAACAAAACAACACACCTTTCTAAGGACAATGCACGTGAATTGGAAAATATTGTGCCTCAGCCAATTGTCGTCAGCAACCTTAGGCGTTAAGCATGAACGCCTAACAACCAGTGTTGTTCCTGTGTCTCCAGTCACTACTTCCTTGTCGACGACCTTCTCACAATCAAATATGGGATCTTCGGATTCCTCCACATCCTCTTCTTCGCCCTCCTCCGCATCAatgaaaaatgtctttttGCTAGCGATTTTCCTGCACTCAAACTGCCTGTGACCAACCTCGCCACATCCAAAGTATCTCATCCCACTACCCGTTGGTCTATTTGACTGGCTTGTGCTGGTAGTATTTA
This genomic window contains:
- the LOC116207332 gene encoding uncharacterized protein LOC116207332, producing the protein MVDTQLQFSSAYYPQTDRQTEVVNQSLGNLLRSLVGEHVKSWDLKLCQAELAHNHTVNRSMGFSPFQVVYAAVPKVTNAKYKQVADKKQRSVEFEVGDFVWAILTKDRYPVEEYNKLSARKIRPVEVVDKINLNAYWLKLPSHIRIIDVFNVKHLIPYTCDNSDDDDLMANSLHQGENDAVEDVANRYLEKIGFDDPVSRKMALGAQLIAFGSKKTRFKVNFIV